Proteins encoded in a region of the Acidobacteriota bacterium genome:
- the pdxA gene encoding 4-hydroxythreonine-4-phosphate dehydrogenase PdxA produces MTPLPAIAVTVGDPAGIGPEIAEAAVRDPRVLAVCRPVLYGPHRPEDLAIYPAGKVHADAGRRAYAEIVRAVEDALAGRVQAIATAPINKAAFAAAGLPWRGHTDLLAHLCGVDGATMMFWSQPLRVVLATVHIPLAQVPFALTTAGLLQTLRVTAAAMPRFGFVSPRIAVAGLNPHAGEDGLLGLEEIETIAPALDAARAEGIDVTGPFPGDTVFVRATRGDFDVVVACYHDQGLIPIKLLAFGHAVNVTLGLPIIRTSVDHGTAFDIARQGRADAGSMVEAILLAARLAA; encoded by the coding sequence GTGACCCCGCTCCCCGCCATCGCCGTCACCGTTGGCGACCCTGCCGGCATCGGACCGGAAATTGCCGAGGCGGCGGTGCGCGACCCGCGCGTGCTCGCGGTATGCCGCCCCGTGCTCTACGGGCCGCACCGGCCCGAGGACCTCGCCATCTACCCGGCAGGGAAGGTGCACGCGGACGCCGGCCGGCGCGCATACGCGGAGATTGTCCGCGCAGTGGAAGATGCTCTCGCCGGTCGCGTTCAGGCGATTGCCACCGCACCCATCAACAAGGCCGCGTTCGCGGCTGCCGGGCTGCCGTGGCGCGGGCACACGGATCTCCTGGCACACCTGTGTGGCGTTGATGGGGCCACCATGATGTTCTGGTCGCAGCCACTCCGGGTGGTGCTGGCCACCGTGCACATTCCCCTGGCGCAGGTGCCATTCGCGCTCACCACCGCAGGGCTGCTGCAGACGCTTCGCGTGACGGCTGCCGCCATGCCGCGTTTCGGTTTTGTCTCGCCGCGAATCGCCGTGGCGGGGCTCAATCCCCACGCCGGCGAAGACGGCTTGCTCGGCCTGGAAGAGATTGAGACCATCGCTCCTGCCCTCGACGCCGCGCGCGCGGAGGGTATCGACGTGACGGGCCCGTTTCCCGGCGACACCGTGTTTGTGCGCGCCACGCGGGGCGACTTCGACGTTGTGGTGGCGTGTTACCACGACCAGGGGCTCATTCCGATCAAGCTGCTCGCCTTTGGCCACGCGGTCAACGTCACGTTGGGGCTGCCGATCATCCGGACGTCGGTCGATCACGGCACCGCGTTTGATATCGCGCGTCAGGGCCGCGCCGATGCCGGCAGCATGGTGGAAGCCATTCTCCTGGCCGCCCGCCTCGCCGCATGA
- a CDS encoding nucleotide sugar dehydrogenase, with product MSHADTLLERIANRTAKVGVVGLGYVGLPLAVEFGQAGFSVTGIDLDARKVDQINRRESYIQDVPTEAVAALVTAGKLAATTDPGAVRDFDTINICVPTPLRKTKDPDLSFVVSAVEAIAGHLHPGMLVILESTTYPGTTEEVVQPILERGGLKAGVDFFLAFSPERVDPGNEKWTTKNVPKVVGGLTPDCARLAGALYRSSIDRVVEVSSPKVAEMVKLLENTFRAVNIGMVNELAMMCDRLGISVWEVVDAAATKPFGFMPFYPGPGLGGHCIPIDPFYLSWKVKEVGFEARFIELAGQVNGAMPHHVVDKITDALNAHCKAVNGAEILVMGVAYKRDIDDVRESPALDVIALLMKKGARVTYHDPFAPFIDGLHWPGAVDMSSVPLTPAAMAAADCVVVLTDHRQFDFKDVVKYARLVVDTRHAIKTDHPHVFKLGAPVPKQ from the coding sequence ATGTCCCACGCCGACACGCTGCTCGAACGAATCGCCAATCGCACCGCCAAAGTTGGCGTAGTCGGCCTGGGTTACGTCGGGCTGCCCCTGGCCGTGGAATTCGGGCAGGCGGGTTTTTCGGTGACAGGGATTGACCTGGATGCGCGAAAGGTCGATCAGATCAATCGCCGCGAGTCCTACATCCAGGATGTGCCCACCGAGGCGGTGGCCGCGCTGGTCACGGCGGGCAAATTGGCCGCCACCACGGACCCTGGAGCCGTGCGGGACTTCGACACGATCAACATCTGCGTGCCCACGCCGCTCCGCAAGACCAAGGACCCGGACCTCTCGTTTGTGGTGTCGGCTGTTGAGGCGATTGCCGGCCATCTCCACCCGGGCATGCTCGTGATTCTCGAGTCCACCACGTATCCCGGCACCACCGAAGAAGTGGTGCAGCCCATTCTCGAGCGCGGCGGGCTCAAGGCGGGCGTCGATTTCTTTCTGGCGTTTTCTCCCGAACGCGTGGACCCCGGCAATGAAAAATGGACCACCAAGAACGTGCCCAAGGTGGTGGGCGGGTTGACGCCCGATTGCGCGCGGCTCGCCGGCGCGCTGTATCGCTCGTCGATCGATCGCGTGGTCGAAGTGAGTTCGCCAAAAGTGGCCGAGATGGTGAAGTTGCTCGAAAACACCTTCCGCGCGGTGAACATCGGGATGGTGAATGAACTGGCGATGATGTGTGATCGTCTGGGCATCAGCGTCTGGGAAGTCGTCGATGCGGCCGCCACGAAGCCGTTCGGGTTCATGCCGTTTTACCCGGGGCCCGGCCTGGGAGGGCACTGCATTCCGATTGACCCCTTCTACCTGTCATGGAAGGTCAAGGAGGTCGGCTTCGAAGCCCGGTTCATCGAACTGGCCGGCCAGGTGAATGGCGCCATGCCGCACCACGTGGTGGACAAGATCACCGATGCGCTGAATGCCCACTGCAAGGCGGTCAACGGGGCCGAGATTCTGGTGATGGGTGTGGCGTACAAACGCGACATCGATGACGTGCGCGAATCGCCCGCGCTCGACGTGATCGCCCTGCTGATGAAAAAAGGCGCGCGCGTGACCTATCACGATCCCTTTGCGCCGTTCATCGATGGTCTGCACTGGCCCGGCGCGGTGGACATGTCGTCGGTGCCCCTGACGCCGGCGGCGATGGCTGCGGCAGACTGCGTGGTGGTGCTGACTGACCACCGGCAGTTCGACTTCAAGGACGTGGTGAAGTACGCCCGCCTCGTGGTGGACACTCGTCACGCCATCAAGACCGACCACCCCCACGTCTTCAAACTCGGGGCACCGGTTCCGAAGCAGTGA
- a CDS encoding DNA polymerase III subunit: MTIPPPVGHARVQALLRQAVGHGRVPQTLLFAGPEGVGKHTVARALAQTLNCPAAREGVACGTCSVCVRINKGQFSDVVEVDNGDIASISIKSIRDRVIDLVGYRPFEGQRRVFIIDPADALSVQAQDALLKTLEEPPPAAILILISAYPDALRPTVLSRCRRVRFGVLADHEVAQVLQSRHGIDAASAQTCAALAGGSVSRALALDGAELEGDQALAMDLVRKSVAPSLEAKLKAAAELAKSPKHRRARESLGIRLALVSSLLRDIGALATATAGTAMLSNSGREADLRALVRAYPPDRVIAAFGVVARGQAALDRNASPKIVADWVAVGI, encoded by the coding sequence ATGACCATTCCACCACCCGTCGGTCACGCGCGCGTGCAGGCGCTGCTCCGGCAGGCGGTGGGCCACGGCCGGGTCCCGCAGACGCTGTTGTTTGCCGGGCCGGAGGGCGTGGGCAAACACACCGTGGCGCGGGCCCTCGCGCAAACCCTGAATTGCCCGGCCGCGCGCGAGGGCGTGGCCTGCGGCACATGCAGCGTGTGCGTCCGAATCAACAAAGGCCAGTTTTCTGATGTCGTTGAGGTGGACAACGGCGACATTGCCTCCATCTCGATCAAGTCCATTCGCGATCGCGTGATCGATCTGGTTGGGTATCGGCCGTTCGAAGGCCAGCGACGGGTGTTCATCATCGACCCCGCCGACGCCCTTAGCGTGCAGGCACAGGATGCCCTGCTCAAGACACTGGAAGAACCCCCTCCGGCCGCCATTCTGATCCTCATTTCCGCGTACCCGGACGCGTTGCGCCCCACGGTGTTGTCGCGCTGCCGGCGGGTGCGTTTTGGTGTCCTCGCGGACCACGAGGTGGCGCAGGTGCTGCAGAGCCGCCACGGCATTGACGCGGCCTCCGCGCAGACGTGCGCCGCGTTGGCCGGCGGCAGTGTGTCGCGGGCCCTCGCGCTCGACGGCGCCGAGCTCGAAGGCGATCAGGCACTGGCAATGGATCTGGTCCGGAAGTCCGTGGCCCCGTCGCTGGAGGCAAAACTGAAGGCGGCCGCCGAACTGGCCAAGTCACCCAAACATCGGCGGGCGCGCGAATCGCTGGGCATCCGGCTGGCACTCGTGTCATCGCTGCTGCGCGATATAGGCGCCCTCGCCACCGCGACGGCCGGCACGGCGATGCTCTCCAACTCAGGACGTGAAGCCGACCTGCGCGCCCTCGTTCGCGCCTATCCGCCAGACCGCGTGATCGCTGCGTTCGGCGTGGTCGCGCGAGGCCAGGCCGCGCTGGACCGCAATGCGAGCCCGAAGATCGTCGCCGACTGGGTCGCCGTGGGCATCTAG
- a CDS encoding isoprenylcysteine carboxylmethyltransferase family protein, with protein sequence MLTQLARWRVPLGFLSFVVAFWLATPTTASVLAGAAVALVGQALRVWAAGHIEKGAEVTRSGPYRLMRHPLYVGSGIMAVGFGIAAASIGTAVLVLAYFLVTYVAAMRSEEATLDQRFDGEYAAYRAGRAAEVVRRFSAHRAFGRNREYRSVAGLVCVFVLLWLRV encoded by the coding sequence ATGCTGACGCAATTGGCGCGGTGGCGTGTGCCGCTGGGGTTCCTCTCGTTTGTGGTGGCGTTCTGGCTGGCCACGCCCACGACCGCGTCGGTTCTGGCTGGGGCGGCGGTCGCGCTGGTCGGCCAGGCGTTGCGAGTGTGGGCGGCCGGTCACATCGAGAAGGGCGCTGAGGTAACGCGTTCGGGGCCGTACCGCCTGATGCGACACCCGTTGTACGTCGGGTCGGGCATCATGGCGGTCGGGTTCGGTATTGCCGCGGCGAGCATCGGGACGGCGGTCCTGGTTCTTGCGTATTTTCTGGTCACGTACGTGGCAGCGATGCGCTCGGAAGAAGCCACGCTTGACCAGAGATTTGACGGCGAATATGCGGCCTATCGCGCCGGCCGCGCCGCAGAAGTGGTGCGCCGGTTCAGTGCACACCGCGCCTTCGGCCGTAATCGTGAGTATCGGAGCGTGGCCGGCCTGGTCTGCGTATTTGTGCTGCTCTGGCTCAGGGTCTAG
- the waaC gene encoding lipopolysaccharide heptosyltransferase I, with amino-acid sequence MTMRAPERILVVRLGSLGDLIHALPAVASLRAAWPTAQIDWVVEQAHAELLTLVPDLTRVIVLGRRTAGGWWSTIRALRARRYDLAIDLQGLVKSAALARGSGAGRVVGFDRAGLREPAARLFYTESVAVGEGRHVIEKNLSLVRALTPGPQDSRTPTIAFRFPLSESASPALDALRAQGIGDFAVINPGAAWPNKRWPPQLFGEVSRVIRSTYGWTPVVLWGPGEHAIAQAVVDGSAGAAVCAPSTTLADIVAIARAAKLFVSGDTGPLHIAGATATPIVALFGPTTPARNGPWDDRDVSISRYDSCDCHYKRQCHRQPTWCLGDVTVDEVTRAIARRMGAA; translated from the coding sequence ATGACCATGCGGGCGCCGGAGCGGATTCTGGTGGTGCGCCTGGGGTCACTCGGCGATCTCATTCATGCCCTGCCGGCCGTGGCATCGTTACGGGCGGCGTGGCCCACGGCGCAGATCGACTGGGTGGTGGAGCAGGCGCATGCCGAACTGCTGACGCTTGTGCCCGACCTGACTCGGGTCATCGTGCTGGGGCGCCGCACAGCCGGGGGATGGTGGTCCACGATTCGGGCGTTGCGCGCCCGCCGCTACGATCTCGCGATCGATTTGCAGGGGTTGGTGAAGTCGGCTGCCTTGGCGCGTGGGTCGGGCGCCGGTCGCGTGGTGGGTTTTGACCGGGCCGGACTGCGCGAGCCGGCGGCGCGGTTGTTTTATACCGAGTCCGTGGCCGTCGGTGAGGGGCGCCACGTCATCGAGAAGAATCTCTCCCTCGTGCGTGCGCTGACCCCGGGACCCCAGGACTCCAGGACCCCGACGATAGCTTTCCGTTTTCCGCTGTCTGAGTCGGCGTCGCCGGCCCTGGACGCGTTACGCGCTCAGGGGATTGGCGACTTCGCCGTGATCAATCCGGGTGCGGCCTGGCCGAACAAACGGTGGCCGCCGCAGTTGTTCGGCGAAGTGTCTCGGGTGATTCGGTCCACCTACGGATGGACGCCGGTCGTCTTGTGGGGGCCGGGCGAGCACGCCATCGCGCAGGCCGTCGTTGATGGTTCCGCCGGCGCGGCCGTCTGCGCACCTTCGACCACGCTGGCCGACATTGTCGCCATCGCCCGCGCTGCGAAACTGTTCGTCTCTGGCGACACCGGACCGTTGCATATCGCGGGCGCCACCGCCACGCCCATCGTGGCGCTCTTTGGCCCCACCACGCCGGCCCGCAACGGTCCATGGGATGATCGTGACGTGTCCATCAGCCGGTACGACTCGTGTGACTGTCACTACAAGCGTCAATGCCATCGACAGCCGACGTGGTGCCTTGGCGATGTGACTGTTGATGAAGTGACGCGGGCGATTGCCCGGCGGATGGGAGCCGCCTGA
- a CDS encoding adenylyltransferase/cytidyltransferase family protein — translation MTVAFANGCFDLLHVGHVRYLQGARAEGDRLVVAVNSDSSVRRLKGEGRPILNEAARAELVAALACVNYVVVFDDPTVDRLLTMIKPDVHCKGTDYTVDTVPERETVRAYGGRVAIVGDPKDHSTRALLTKLAGSAAE, via the coding sequence ATGACCGTCGCCTTCGCAAACGGCTGTTTCGACCTGCTGCACGTCGGGCACGTGCGGTACCTCCAGGGCGCACGCGCCGAGGGTGATCGGCTGGTCGTCGCGGTCAACTCCGACTCTTCCGTGCGAAGGCTCAAGGGCGAAGGCCGCCCCATCCTCAATGAGGCGGCGCGCGCGGAGTTGGTGGCCGCGCTCGCCTGCGTCAACTACGTGGTGGTGTTTGATGACCCCACGGTGGATCGGTTGTTGACGATGATCAAGCCGGACGTGCACTGCAAGGGGACTGACTACACCGTGGACACGGTGCCCGAACGTGAAACCGTTCGTGCGTACGGTGGACGCGTCGCCATCGTGGGCGATCCGAAAGACCACTCCACCAGGGCGCTGCTCACGAAGCTCGCAGGTTCCGCGGCGGAATGA
- a CDS encoding sugar kinase: MTREETQRYADLISRFSRARVVVAGDLIADEFLYGQVERVSREAPVLILKYDTTEVLPGGAGNAANNVVALGARVKVVGAVGRDDAGRRLLEAMPSRANTRGVARVRGYVTPVKTRVLAGGVHSAKQQVVRIDRAGQVMSARQRAAVVRRLEDALAAALANADVVIVSDYGSGLYAPELIARAEAKAAGRGDRLRAGAKGAVDPAYVGRVPMILVDSRYGLAGFRGVTACTPNEPEVEALLGVSIGDDPAALEKAGRTLLRKLQSRAVLITRGSRGMALFEPGRPTDHIPIVGSDQIADVTGAGDTVIATFGLALASGATFGEAARLANHAGGLVVMKRGTATVSAAELLAATC, translated from the coding sequence ATGACCCGCGAAGAGACACAGCGATACGCGGACCTCATCTCCCGTTTCTCACGCGCCCGTGTGGTCGTGGCCGGGGATCTCATTGCCGACGAGTTCCTGTACGGACAGGTCGAGCGGGTCTCGCGCGAAGCGCCGGTGCTGATCCTCAAGTACGACACCACTGAGGTGCTGCCAGGCGGTGCCGGCAACGCGGCGAACAACGTGGTGGCCTTGGGCGCCCGTGTGAAAGTGGTGGGTGCGGTGGGTCGCGACGATGCCGGTCGCCGGTTGCTCGAGGCCATGCCCTCGCGCGCGAATACGCGTGGCGTGGCGCGAGTGCGGGGCTACGTGACACCCGTCAAGACCCGGGTGCTGGCCGGTGGCGTGCATTCGGCCAAGCAGCAAGTGGTGCGCATCGATCGGGCCGGTCAGGTCATGTCGGCCAGGCAGCGTGCCGCGGTGGTACGCCGCCTTGAGGACGCGTTGGCGGCCGCCCTCGCCAATGCCGACGTGGTGATCGTGTCCGACTATGGGAGCGGCCTGTATGCGCCGGAGCTCATCGCGCGCGCCGAGGCCAAGGCCGCCGGACGCGGCGACCGGCTTCGTGCCGGCGCCAAAGGGGCAGTGGACCCGGCGTACGTCGGGCGGGTACCGATGATTCTGGTGGACTCCAGGTATGGCCTTGCCGGATTTCGCGGCGTGACGGCCTGCACGCCCAATGAGCCTGAGGTTGAGGCCTTGTTGGGCGTGTCGATTGGTGATGACCCGGCGGCCCTTGAAAAGGCGGGCCGCACGTTGCTGCGGAAGCTGCAGTCGAGGGCCGTGCTCATCACGCGGGGCAGCCGTGGCATGGCGTTGTTCGAGCCCGGCCGCCCGACCGACCACATTCCCATTGTCGGATCAGATCAAATCGCTGATGTGACCGGTGCGGGCGACACGGTGATTGCCACGTTCGGCCTGGCCCTGGCGTCGGGAGCCACGTTTGGCGAGGCGGCGCGCCTGGCCAACCACGCGGGTGGTCTGGTGGTCATGAAGCGCGGCACCGCCACCGTCTCTGCCGCCGAACTGCTGGCCGCGACGTGCTGA
- a CDS encoding HAD family hydrolase, with protein MSRQAVFLDRDGTMIDEVGYLDRREDVRWFPWTMDAVRLLNRAGYLVCVVTNQGGIGLGLFDEPFVHELHASLDVTLHESGAVVDGWFLCPHHPRAVAAEMRGPCACRKPGRGMIDAACARWDIDLARSWVVGDRDIDVMMAAAVGARGILVRTGHGERDLRKPNLSLPAGTPVVMDLMEATVLILAEGERRT; from the coding sequence GTGAGTCGTCAAGCCGTGTTCCTCGATCGCGATGGGACGATGATCGATGAGGTCGGGTATCTCGATCGGCGTGAAGACGTGCGGTGGTTTCCGTGGACGATGGACGCGGTCCGTCTGCTCAACCGCGCCGGTTACCTCGTGTGTGTGGTGACCAACCAGGGCGGCATTGGATTGGGGTTGTTCGACGAACCGTTTGTGCACGAGCTGCATGCCTCGCTTGATGTCACCTTGCACGAGTCTGGCGCGGTCGTGGACGGGTGGTTCCTCTGTCCGCATCATCCGCGCGCGGTTGCGGCAGAGATGCGCGGACCGTGTGCCTGCCGAAAGCCAGGCCGCGGCATGATCGACGCGGCGTGCGCGCGCTGGGACATTGACCTGGCCCGGTCGTGGGTGGTCGGAGACCGCGACATTGATGTCATGATGGCCGCCGCCGTGGGCGCACGCGGTATTCTGGTGCGGACGGGCCACGGTGAACGCGACTTGCGGAAACCGAATCTCAGTCTGCCCGCAGGGACACCGGTGGTGATGGATCTGATGGAAGCAACGGTGCTGATCCTCGCGGAAGGAGAGCGGCGCACATGA
- the waaF gene encoding lipopolysaccharide heptosyltransferase II translates to MKRVVIRAPNWLGDTVLALPAMAALRTHFASVSLTVAAPPSVAALFREDTGVRPDAVLVLPPSPRDAVMALREGAFDLGILFPNSFRSAWSLRRAGIPQRWGIARSARGWLLTRRSERAAGGAHHADYYRGLVRGLGIACDDAPPTLAASAGSLAVVANLLLRARIPVDAPLVGVAPGAAYGQAKQWPPERMAAVMAHLIREHGVTCVVVGAAHDRPSLRAIESWLRSHAPETESRVLDLVGRTDLGSLVGVASRCRVFVSNDSGAMHVAAALGRPVIAMFGPTDERATRPLGRGAVLTADVFCRPCHLRDCPIDHRCMKRIDVETVVAAVSQHLERPAPEGMS, encoded by the coding sequence GTGAAACGTGTCGTGATACGCGCGCCGAATTGGCTCGGTGACACCGTCCTGGCCCTGCCGGCTATGGCGGCACTCCGCACGCACTTTGCCTCCGTGTCGCTCACGGTGGCTGCTCCTCCATCGGTGGCGGCGCTGTTCCGCGAAGACACCGGGGTGCGGCCTGATGCCGTTCTGGTGCTGCCGCCTTCGCCGCGTGATGCGGTGATGGCGTTGCGTGAGGGCGCCTTCGACCTCGGCATCCTCTTCCCGAATTCATTCCGGTCGGCGTGGTCGCTGCGTCGGGCCGGCATCCCGCAGCGATGGGGCATCGCCCGCAGCGCGCGTGGATGGTTGCTCACGCGTCGAAGTGAGCGGGCGGCGGGCGGCGCCCACCATGCCGACTACTACCGTGGGCTTGTCCGCGGGCTGGGCATTGCGTGTGACGACGCGCCTCCCACGCTGGCGGCATCGGCTGGAAGTCTCGCAGTGGTTGCGAACCTGCTGTTGCGGGCCCGCATTCCGGTGGACGCGCCGCTGGTGGGTGTGGCGCCAGGCGCGGCATACGGCCAGGCGAAGCAGTGGCCGCCCGAGCGAATGGCCGCCGTGATGGCGCATCTCATACGCGAGCACGGTGTCACGTGTGTTGTGGTGGGTGCGGCGCACGACCGCCCCAGTCTGCGTGCGATAGAATCCTGGCTCCGATCGCACGCGCCCGAGACGGAATCGCGCGTGCTGGATCTCGTGGGCCGAACCGATCTCGGCAGCCTGGTGGGAGTGGCATCGAGGTGCCGTGTGTTTGTGTCCAACGACTCGGGAGCGATGCATGTGGCGGCCGCGCTTGGGCGACCGGTGATTGCGATGTTCGGCCCGACCGACGAACGCGCCACGCGTCCCCTCGGCCGCGGCGCGGTGTTGACGGCCGATGTGTTCTGCCGGCCGTGCCACCTCCGCGATTGCCCAATTGACCACCGCTGCATGAAGCGTATCGACGTGGAGACAGTGGTGGCCGCCGTGTCGCAACACCTTGAGCGGCCAGCGCCGGAAGGAATGTCGTGA
- a CDS encoding lysophospholipid acyltransferase family protein, whose protein sequence is MSARALRHRIEYAIVVVVRAMVAPWPDRAVSLLGAGIGHIFWAIDAGHRRLAIRQLQAAFPSKPPAACRAIARKTFAHFGRSLTLLLKFSTLSPEQIRARVSFEGEDRVREAIAAGRGVLLVTGHFGLWEVYGLAHPLVLPPMFVLARKLDNPQLQTLLEHTRTRTGNQVIYRRGALRRVLRALGAGDAVTILIDQHIQPADAVSVQFFGRPAATTSAVGALAIRTGAAVIPIFAIPSPDGTCRIVYEHPIELPRADSPDPVVELTQRCTDVLEMYVRRQPELWLWMHRRWRDDEPPVAGMFPRAEGESSS, encoded by the coding sequence GTGAGTGCGCGCGCGCTGCGTCATCGCATTGAGTACGCGATTGTGGTCGTCGTTCGGGCCATGGTCGCACCGTGGCCCGACCGGGCCGTCAGCCTGCTGGGCGCCGGCATCGGTCACATCTTCTGGGCCATCGATGCCGGCCATCGGCGCCTCGCCATCCGGCAGTTGCAGGCCGCGTTCCCATCAAAACCGCCGGCGGCATGCCGTGCCATCGCGCGAAAGACATTTGCGCACTTCGGCCGCTCGCTGACGCTGCTGCTCAAGTTCAGCACATTGAGCCCCGAGCAGATCCGCGCCCGGGTGAGTTTTGAGGGCGAGGACCGCGTGCGCGAAGCGATCGCCGCCGGCCGCGGGGTGTTGCTGGTGACCGGGCATTTTGGCCTGTGGGAGGTCTACGGACTCGCGCACCCACTGGTGCTGCCGCCGATGTTCGTCCTGGCGCGAAAGCTCGACAACCCGCAGTTGCAGACGCTGCTGGAACACACGCGGACCCGCACCGGCAATCAGGTGATTTACCGCCGCGGCGCGCTGCGGCGCGTCCTGCGCGCGCTCGGTGCCGGCGACGCGGTCACCATTCTGATCGACCAGCACATCCAGCCGGCCGACGCCGTGTCGGTTCAATTTTTCGGACGGCCTGCCGCCACGACCTCCGCTGTCGGCGCGTTGGCGATTCGAACTGGCGCCGCCGTGATCCCGATATTTGCCATTCCGTCCCCCGACGGCACCTGCCGCATCGTCTACGAACATCCGATCGAATTGCCGCGCGCGGATTCTCCGGACCCGGTTGTGGAGCTCACACAGCGCTGCACGGACGTCCTCGAGATGTACGTGCGGCGCCAGCCCGAACTCTGGCTCTGGATGCACCGGCGATGGCGCGACGATGAGCCACCGGTGGCAGGCATGTTTCCCCGTGCCGAAGGCGAGAGCTCGTCGTGA
- the lpxK gene encoding tetraacyldisaccharide 4'-kinase, protein MENPAQGKTTAAGKTTSEVVFVPSAEKTTSEVVFRSAVVFPSAGFSTDRHPSPFVISVGNIAFGGRGKTPTVAAIARLLLEMGERPAILSRGYGRRRTEDGVVVVSDGRHLLADVDRAGDEPLMLARDLPGVAVLVCDQRAIAGAFARHILRATALVLDDGFQHRQMARDVDLVLVTPGDLTGRRAPFGALREPVSALARADAVIEDRGTQGDGCRSVENPAGEKTSGVFLPASAKKTPDVFSVTGFSTDRHPSPFRLVRHTGTPVSIETGVPALAPGARVIALAGIAGPARFTRAVEDAGYVVAGAWGPGDHHRYTRADLARLARDVRAGGAAGVLTTSKDAVRLRALRPLPVPVYEWPLRVTIEPAAEFAGWLAAQVQSARGRSGGSSAVPA, encoded by the coding sequence GTGGAAAACCCGGCTCAGGGGAAAACGACCGCTGCTGGGAAAACGACCTCTGAGGTAGTTTTTGTCCCTTCCGCCGAAAAAACTACCTCAGAGGTCGTTTTCCGCTCAGCGGTCGTTTTCCCATCAGCCGGGTTTTCCACAGATCGACACCCGTCCCCTTTCGTAATCTCCGTCGGGAATATCGCGTTTGGTGGGCGGGGGAAGACGCCCACTGTGGCGGCCATTGCGCGGCTGCTCCTTGAAATGGGTGAACGGCCCGCGATTCTTTCCAGGGGCTACGGCCGGCGACGGACAGAGGATGGCGTGGTGGTGGTCTCGGACGGGCGGCACCTGCTGGCCGATGTGGATCGCGCGGGCGACGAACCACTGATGCTGGCCAGGGATCTGCCCGGCGTCGCCGTGCTGGTGTGCGACCAGCGGGCGATCGCCGGCGCGTTCGCGCGCCACATCCTGCGGGCCACCGCCCTGGTGCTCGACGACGGGTTTCAGCATCGGCAGATGGCGCGCGATGTGGACCTGGTACTTGTGACGCCGGGCGACCTGACGGGCCGCCGCGCGCCGTTCGGCGCGCTGCGGGAGCCGGTGTCGGCGCTGGCGCGCGCCGACGCGGTGATTGAGGACCGGGGCACACAGGGGGACGGGTGTCGATCTGTGGAAAACCCGGCTGGGGAAAAGACGTCGGGTGTCTTTTTGCCTGCGTCCGCCAAAAAGACACCCGACGTCTTTTCCGTGACCGGGTTTTCCACAGATCGACACCCGTCCCCTTTCCGCCTCGTTCGCCACACCGGGACGCCCGTCTCGATCGAGACGGGCGTCCCGGCGCTGGCGCCCGGCGCGCGCGTGATCGCGCTGGCCGGCATCGCCGGCCCGGCGCGATTCACCCGCGCGGTCGAAGACGCCGGCTATGTGGTCGCCGGGGCCTGGGGCCCCGGCGACCACCACCGCTACACGCGCGCGGACCTCGCGCGCCTCGCGCGCGATGTCCGCGCGGGTGGCGCCGCCGGTGTCCTCACCACAAGTAAAGATGCCGTTCGCCTGCGCGCGCTGCGTCCACTGCCCGTGCCCGTCTACGAGTGGCCCCTGCGCGTCACCATCGAGCCCGCCGCCGAATTTGCCGGGTGGCTCGCAGCGCAGGTCCAATCCGCTCGCGGACGATCCGGGGGCTCGTCGGCGGTGCCGGCGTGA